The window TTCGGCCGGGGTCGTAGAGTCGCCCGTGCGGCGCGCCTCCAGGACGGTTCCCCCACGTTCGATGCGCACCCGCTGCACGCCGTCGGAGTCCATCGGCGCGAGGCTTCGCTCGCGGAAGCTCTCCCACGGGCCCAGTACCTGTTCAGCGATCCGGGCGTCCACCGTGTAGACGGGCGGCGCCGCCTCGTCTTTCACGTAGTACGAGGGGGCCCCTTGCGACACCGGGGTCTGAGACCCGAACAGGAGCCTGCGGACGGTGCCGTCCGCCAGCGTGATCGCCAGCACCGCCTTAGGTTCCTTGAGGCCAAACTGCGCCGGGTCCGCGCCCTCCTGCGAGATCACCCGCCGCGCCCGCAGCGGTGAAAGGTCCTGCAGGAACGCGTCGACGGCCGAAGAGCTGGTCGGGACGGGCCTCGGCCTTTCGATCTGCCAGCCGTTCTGCTCTTTGCGGATCTCGAGGGCGACCTGGCCCCCCTGCTCGATGGCCACCGAACGCACGTCGCCCGGCTTGACCGAGAGGATGGCCGGGGACGTGGCCTGGCGTGACTCGCTCGGGCGCAGCCAGACCG is drawn from Bacillota bacterium and contains these coding sequences:
- a CDS encoding DUF4340 domain-containing protein gives rise to the protein MRRFYFTAAAGIVFVALALAYAVWLRPSESRQATSPAILSVKPGDVRSVAIEQGGQVALEIRKEQNGWQIERPRPVPTSSSAVDAFLQDLSPLRARRVISQEGADPAQFGLKEPKAVLAITLADGTVRRLLFGSQTPVSQGAPSYYVKDEAAPPVYTVDARIAEQVLGPWESFRERSLAPMDSDGVQRVRIERGGTVLEARRTGDSTTPAERRWRLVTPYDAPGDATSIERVLRDLEFTRISRFVNDEPSQADLGKYGLARPEAVVTVEYRPQDGQASGDGQGKNRTMTLRVGAAAESSERYVQLEGQPSVYTLPASDVEALL